One Edaphobacter lichenicola DNA window includes the following coding sequences:
- the uvrB gene encoding excinuclease ABC subunit UvrB, translated as MDFQLSTTYKPQGDQPRAISELISGIHAGEKDQVLLGVTGSGKTFTMAKVIEELQRPALILAHNKTLAAQLYHEFKTFFPNNAVEYFVSYYDYYQPEAYIPAGDLFIEKESTINEELDKLRLAATRSLFERRDAIIVSSVSCIYGLGSPEAYYGMLMLLEKGQKIKREDITRRLVEILYERNDVDFRRGTFRVRGDIIEVYPTYDENAYRIELFGDEIDSLSQIDPLFGTVRQKYSRLPIYPKSHYVVQPERKTTAIASIIEEMEWWEKELETQGRLVESQRIHQRTRFDLEMIKSVGFCHGIENYSRHFSARLPGEPPPTLLDYFPQDYLLFIDESHVTVPQLHGMWHGDRSRKQNLVDYGFRLPSAMDNRPLRFEEFESRTGQIIYVSATPGAYELTKSAGVVVEQIIRPTGLIDPQVEIRPIKGQIDDLLAEIRDRTAKNQRVLVTTLTKRMSEDLASYYTEVGVRCRYMHSEIETLERIKLLRDLRKGEYDVLIGINLLREGLDLPEVSLVAILDADKEGFLRSQGSLIQTIGRAARHIEGRAILYADKMTDSMQRAINETDRRREKQVAYNEENGITPASIIRPIEMGLAGILKADYADLTDEAEGMPDFSTQQELDTYIGNLESDMREAAKKFEFEKAAKLRDTVKELRTKEFLFS; from the coding sequence ATGGACTTCCAGCTCTCCACAACCTACAAGCCCCAGGGCGACCAGCCCCGCGCCATCTCCGAGCTCATCTCCGGCATTCACGCCGGTGAAAAAGATCAAGTCCTCCTCGGCGTCACCGGCTCCGGCAAAACATTCACCATGGCCAAAGTCATCGAAGAGCTGCAGCGCCCAGCCCTCATCCTCGCGCACAACAAAACCCTCGCCGCCCAGCTCTACCACGAGTTCAAGACCTTCTTCCCCAACAACGCCGTCGAATACTTCGTCTCCTACTACGACTACTACCAACCCGAAGCCTACATCCCCGCCGGCGATCTCTTCATTGAGAAGGAGTCAACCATCAATGAAGAGTTGGATAAACTTCGTCTCGCCGCCACCCGCAGCCTCTTCGAGCGCCGCGACGCCATCATCGTCTCCTCGGTCTCCTGCATCTACGGCCTCGGCTCGCCGGAGGCCTACTACGGCATGTTGATGCTCCTCGAAAAAGGCCAGAAGATAAAGCGCGAAGACATCACGCGCCGCCTCGTCGAGATCCTCTACGAGCGCAACGACGTCGACTTCCGCCGCGGAACATTTCGCGTTAGAGGAGATATCATCGAGGTCTATCCAACCTATGACGAGAACGCCTACCGTATAGAGCTCTTCGGCGACGAAATAGATTCACTCTCCCAGATCGACCCCCTCTTCGGCACGGTCCGGCAAAAGTACTCACGCCTCCCCATCTACCCCAAGTCCCACTACGTCGTTCAACCCGAACGCAAGACCACCGCCATCGCTTCCATCATCGAAGAGATGGAGTGGTGGGAAAAAGAGTTGGAAACCCAAGGCCGCTTAGTCGAGTCCCAACGCATCCACCAGCGCACCCGCTTCGACCTCGAGATGATCAAGTCCGTAGGCTTCTGCCACGGCATTGAAAACTACTCCCGCCACTTCTCCGCGCGTCTCCCCGGCGAACCACCACCCACGCTCCTCGACTACTTCCCGCAAGACTACCTCCTCTTCATCGACGAGTCCCACGTCACCGTCCCCCAACTCCACGGCATGTGGCACGGCGACCGCTCCCGCAAACAAAACCTCGTCGACTACGGCTTCCGCCTGCCCTCCGCGATGGACAACCGCCCCCTCCGCTTCGAAGAGTTCGAGTCCCGCACCGGCCAGATCATCTACGTCTCCGCAACCCCGGGCGCCTACGAACTCACCAAATCCGCCGGCGTAGTCGTAGAACAAATCATCCGTCCCACCGGCCTCATCGATCCTCAAGTCGAGATCCGTCCCATCAAGGGCCAGATCGACGATCTCCTCGCCGAGATCCGCGACCGAACCGCAAAGAATCAGCGCGTCCTCGTCACCACCCTCACCAAGCGCATGTCCGAGGACCTCGCCAGCTACTACACCGAGGTCGGCGTCCGCTGCCGCTACATGCACTCCGAGATCGAAACCCTCGAACGCATCAAGCTCCTCCGCGACCTCCGCAAAGGCGAGTACGACGTCCTCATCGGCATCAACCTCCTGCGCGAGGGCCTCGATCTTCCCGAGGTCTCGCTGGTAGCAATCCTGGACGCTGACAAAGAAGGCTTCCTCCGCTCGCAAGGCTCTCTCATCCAGACCATCGGCCGCGCCGCCCGCCACATCGAAGGCCGCGCCATCCTCTATGCCGACAAGATGACCGACTCCATGCAGCGCGCCATCAACGAGACCGACCGCCGCCGCGAAAAACAAGTCGCCTACAACGAAGAAAACGGCATTACCCCCGCCAGCATCATCCGCCCCATCGAGATGGGCCTCGCCGGCATACTCAAAGCCGACTACGCCGACCTCACCGACGAAGCCGAAGGGATGCCCGACTTCTCCACCCAACAAGAGCTCGACACCTACATCGGCAACCTAGAGTCCGACATGCGCGAAGCCGCCAAAAAATTCGAGTTCGAAAAAGCCGCCAAGCTCCGCGACACCGTAAAAGAACTCCGCACCAAAGAGTTTCTCTTCAGCTAA
- a CDS encoding histidine phosphatase family protein, whose translation MSVGTELWLVRHGETEWSLSGAHTSRTDIPLTDHGRKRAEELRDYLKGTKFDAVFESPMQRAKETCAIAGFGDQAVVENGLKEWDYGVYEGKTTKEIQAEIPGWSVWKDEIIGGETVEHVGERADGVIARALAAAPQGGKVALFAHAHILRILAARWIGLAATGGSLLALGTGSVSVMGWERETRVISSWNRGFE comes from the coding sequence ATGAGTGTGGGAACTGAGTTGTGGCTGGTGCGGCATGGGGAGACGGAGTGGAGTTTGAGCGGGGCGCATACGAGCCGGACGGATATTCCGTTGACCGACCATGGACGCAAGCGGGCAGAGGAGCTGCGGGATTATTTGAAGGGGACGAAGTTCGATGCGGTGTTTGAAAGCCCGATGCAGCGCGCGAAGGAGACCTGCGCGATTGCGGGGTTTGGCGACCAGGCTGTGGTGGAGAACGGGTTGAAGGAGTGGGACTACGGTGTGTATGAAGGGAAGACGACCAAGGAGATTCAGGCGGAGATTCCGGGCTGGTCGGTGTGGAAGGACGAGATTATTGGTGGCGAGACGGTGGAGCATGTTGGGGAGCGCGCGGATGGCGTGATCGCACGGGCGCTGGCGGCTGCTCCGCAGGGTGGGAAGGTGGCGCTGTTTGCGCATGCTCATATATTGCGGATTCTGGCGGCGCGGTGGATTGGGTTGGCGGCTACAGGTGGGAGTCTGCTGGCGTTGGGGACGGGGAGTGTGAGTGTGATGGGGTGGGAGCGGGAGACGCGGGTGATTTCGAGCTGGAATCGCGGGTTTGAGTAG
- a CDS encoding FAD-dependent oxidoreductase: MAAAPNPLATTCCIIGGGPAGIMLGFLLARAGVKVTVLEKHKDFFRDFRGDTIHPSTLDLLYELGLLEKFLTIPHSQVAALSATIGGQRFPIANFAHVPTHCKFIALMPQWDFLDFLSSEASRLHAFTLRMGWEATGLIQQNGTTIGVRANTPDGPVEIPATLTVGCDGRHAISRDAGHLTLQDVGVPVDVLWLKIARQPSDPENALGYINYGRLIVLINRSDYFQVGYIIAKGTFPAIQQQGLPAFQQSIERIVPFLVGRTAEIDSWDKVKLLTIQVNRLLEWSSPGLLCIGDAAHAMSPVGGIGINIAIQDAVATANILTEALLSNTLSPHNLAQVQHYRESAVRNTQRVQVVAHRILNRVLHNPGPIQPPLALRILTSLPGFQNLPASFVGVGLQPQHIKDF, from the coding sequence ATGGCCGCCGCACCCAATCCGCTCGCCACCACCTGCTGCATCATAGGAGGCGGGCCCGCAGGCATCATGCTGGGCTTTCTTCTCGCCCGCGCCGGCGTCAAGGTCACAGTCCTCGAAAAGCACAAAGACTTCTTCCGCGACTTCCGCGGGGACACCATCCATCCCTCCACCCTTGACCTCCTCTACGAACTCGGTCTCCTCGAAAAGTTCCTCACCATCCCCCACTCCCAGGTCGCAGCGCTCTCTGCCACCATCGGCGGCCAGCGCTTCCCCATAGCAAACTTCGCCCACGTCCCCACCCACTGTAAGTTCATCGCCCTCATGCCACAGTGGGACTTCCTTGACTTCCTCTCAAGCGAAGCCAGCCGTCTTCACGCCTTCACCCTGCGCATGGGATGGGAGGCCACCGGCCTCATCCAGCAAAACGGCACCACCATCGGCGTCCGTGCCAACACACCCGATGGCCCGGTCGAAATCCCCGCCACCCTCACCGTCGGCTGCGACGGCCGCCACGCCATCTCCCGCGACGCCGGCCACCTCACACTCCAGGACGTCGGCGTCCCCGTCGATGTCCTCTGGCTCAAGATCGCCCGCCAGCCCTCCGACCCCGAGAACGCTCTCGGCTACATCAACTACGGCCGCCTCATCGTCCTCATCAACCGCAGCGACTACTTCCAGGTCGGCTACATCATCGCCAAAGGCACCTTTCCCGCCATCCAGCAGCAAGGTCTACCCGCCTTCCAACAAAGCATCGAACGCATCGTGCCCTTCCTCGTCGGCCGCACCGCCGAGATCGACTCCTGGGACAAGGTCAAGCTGCTCACCATCCAGGTCAACCGCCTCCTCGAGTGGTCCTCCCCCGGCCTCCTTTGCATAGGCGACGCGGCCCACGCCATGTCTCCCGTCGGCGGCATCGGCATCAACATCGCCATTCAGGACGCCGTCGCCACCGCCAACATCCTCACCGAAGCGCTACTCTCCAACACCCTCAGCCCGCACAATCTCGCCCAGGTACAGCACTATCGCGAAAGCGCAGTTCGCAACACCCAGCGCGTGCAAGTCGTTGCTCACCGCATCCTGAACCGAGTCCTCCACAACCCCGGCCCCATCCAGCCGCCCCTCGCTCTCCGCATCCTCACCAGCCTCCCAGGCTTCCAAAATCTCCCAGCCAGCTTCGTAGGAGTAGGCCTGCAACCCCAGCACATCAAAGACTTCTAG
- a CDS encoding HAD family hydrolase has translation MPLASPPRLIVFDLDGTLIDSRVDLCNSVNATLAHLGKPTLPEAVISGYIGDGASMLVRRAIGDPEGDITDEQYVTKALTFFLDYYRIHKLDNTYLYPGVLEALQAIRATHPQTLMAVLTNKPVHPSRDICAHFGLSPFFFQNYGGNSFHTKKPDPHGLEALIAEASTLAGRTITPAETIMVGDTDIDVLTARNCGARSIGCTFGLKPHSLEDAPPDHLAHTPADWLSFILADPQ, from the coding sequence ATGCCCCTCGCATCTCCTCCCCGCCTCATCGTCTTCGATCTCGACGGCACCCTCATCGACTCCCGCGTCGATCTCTGCAACTCCGTCAACGCCACCCTCGCCCACCTCGGCAAACCCACCCTCCCCGAGGCCGTCATCTCCGGCTACATCGGCGACGGAGCCTCCATGCTCGTTCGCCGCGCCATCGGCGACCCCGAAGGGGACATCACCGACGAGCAATATGTAACCAAAGCGCTAACATTTTTCCTCGACTACTACCGCATCCACAAACTCGACAACACCTACCTCTACCCCGGCGTCCTCGAAGCCCTCCAGGCCATCCGCGCCACACACCCCCAAACCCTCATGGCCGTCCTCACCAACAAACCCGTACACCCCTCCCGCGACATCTGCGCCCACTTCGGCCTCTCACCCTTCTTTTTCCAAAACTACGGCGGCAACAGCTTCCACACCAAAAAGCCTGACCCCCACGGCCTCGAAGCGCTCATCGCCGAAGCCTCCACCCTCGCCGGCCGCACCATCACCCCCGCCGAAACCATCATGGTAGGCGACACAGACATCGACGTCCTCACCGCCCGCAACTGTGGCGCCCGCAGCATCGGCTGCACCTTCGGCCTCAAGCCCCACTCCCTCGAAGACGCTCCACCTGACCATCTCGCCCACACCCCCGCCGACTGGCTCTCCTTCATCCTCGCAGATCCGCAGTAA
- a CDS encoding carbonic anhydrase → MRRVIAGEWTRRQFVAGAVAAGALAEFAGIGRLALAQTGMTGETAMKELMAGNERYIAGKITSFPEDLKILQEKTVLKQEPFAAVLACADSRVPVEILFDQSIGHVFVTRVAGNVVTPEVMATLEYGVGVLGLKAVLILGHTNCGAIAAAVQGKEVPGQISVLYQHLMPGVREAHGDVVQAVKANVVFQTRLVQESSTLIAKAVKEGGVKVAGGVYDLENGRVNIIA, encoded by the coding sequence ATGCGGCGAGTGATTGCGGGCGAGTGGACGCGGAGGCAGTTTGTTGCGGGAGCGGTAGCGGCTGGCGCGCTGGCAGAGTTTGCGGGTATTGGTCGATTGGCGCTGGCGCAGACGGGAATGACGGGCGAGACGGCAATGAAGGAGCTGATGGCGGGGAATGAGCGATACATTGCGGGAAAGATTACTTCGTTTCCCGAAGACCTGAAGATTTTGCAGGAGAAGACGGTGTTGAAGCAGGAGCCTTTTGCTGCGGTGCTTGCGTGTGCTGATTCTCGGGTGCCGGTGGAGATACTGTTCGATCAGAGCATCGGGCATGTGTTCGTGACACGGGTTGCAGGAAATGTTGTGACACCTGAGGTGATGGCAACCCTGGAGTATGGTGTGGGTGTGTTGGGCTTGAAGGCGGTTCTGATTCTGGGACATACGAACTGCGGGGCGATCGCTGCAGCGGTACAGGGCAAAGAGGTTCCGGGACAGATTAGCGTACTGTACCAGCACCTGATGCCGGGAGTGCGTGAGGCGCATGGAGATGTGGTGCAGGCGGTGAAGGCAAATGTGGTGTTTCAGACGAGGCTGGTGCAGGAGAGTTCTACGCTGATTGCCAAGGCCGTGAAAGAGGGCGGAGTGAAGGTAGCGGGTGGAGTCTATGACCTGGAGAATGGGCGCGTGAACATCATCGCTTAG
- a CDS encoding DUF4097 family beta strand repeat-containing protein, translating to MKMTVFASTAAILTLTAATAFAADGNFERTLSAGSSPNVSVSTGSGEIRLHPGSGDQIHIVAHLHSSHGWMSGGSDTDSRIQQIISNPPIVQSGNDVTIGERHNNDLYRNISIDYDISLPRASTINSTTGSGDIDIQDVGAAVKAQSGSGSVRVHGVQGMTTLGTGSGDIELQQTGPGDVKAETGSGSIQLRGLNGALKASTGSGDITAEGQPTSDWKLSTGSGSVRLTVGSAHFNLDADTGSGNISVAQPMTMQGSLNRHHVSAVVGGGGPTLRIGTGSGDISIK from the coding sequence ATGAAGATGACAGTCTTCGCCTCCACCGCCGCAATCCTCACCCTCACCGCAGCCACAGCCTTTGCCGCCGACGGCAACTTCGAGCGCACCCTCAGCGCCGGCAGCTCTCCCAACGTCTCGGTCTCCACCGGCTCCGGCGAGATCCGTCTCCATCCCGGCTCCGGCGATCAGATCCACATCGTCGCCCACCTCCACTCGAGCCACGGCTGGATGAGCGGCGGCTCGGACACCGACAGCCGCATCCAGCAGATCATCAGCAACCCGCCCATCGTCCAGAGCGGCAACGACGTCACCATTGGCGAACGCCATAACAACGACCTCTACCGCAACATCTCCATCGACTACGACATCTCCCTCCCCCGCGCCTCCACCATCAACTCCACCACCGGCTCCGGCGATATTGATATTCAGGACGTAGGCGCCGCCGTCAAAGCGCAGAGCGGCTCCGGCAGCGTCCGCGTCCACGGCGTCCAGGGCATGACCACCCTCGGCACCGGCTCCGGCGACATCGAACTTCAGCAGACCGGCCCAGGCGACGTCAAAGCCGAAACCGGCTCGGGAAGCATCCAGCTCCGTGGTCTCAACGGAGCCCTCAAAGCCAGCACCGGCTCCGGCGACATCACCGCCGAAGGCCAGCCCACCAGCGACTGGAAGCTCTCCACCGGCAGCGGCAGCGTTCGCCTCACCGTCGGCAGCGCCCACTTCAACCTCGACGCCGACACCGGCTCCGGAAACATCAGCGTTGCTCAGCCCATGACCATGCAGGGCAGCCTCAACCGCCACCACGTCAGCGCGGTCGTAGGCGGCGGCGGCCCCACCCTCCGCATCGGCACCGGCTCCGGCGACATCTCCATCAAGTAG
- a CDS encoding efflux RND transporter periplasmic adaptor subunit, with protein sequence MATQRKNKRKTWLWVGLSVLVVAVVLGVVAAAHGNTTKFEPSQLAKVERGDIARSVVATGKVQPITKVEVKSKASGIVTRLDTDINAHVHQGQVLAQLDQQEILDQVAAQKAQLAAAESNARAAEASIQYDRVNAEAPDLPMYKHTYDRNLQMSKEGVVSQQALDDAQQKYLSAANTRDKAVSQISVDSSKLRQAQAQVAQNKASLKQLEEQLGYTTVTSPMDGTILSRDVEIGDAVSSILVLGSTATLVMTIGDTNQVYVQGKVDESDIGKVYMGQAARIKVESFKDKTFLGKVTKIAPLGVEKDNVTTFEVRVSIDNPGGELKANMTANAEILLEEHKNVLTVPEQAVLYDKDRNASVEVPDPKQKNGRRKIDIKAGISNGTKTEILAGLNPGDTVILQQ encoded by the coding sequence TTGGCTACGCAGCGTAAAAACAAACGAAAAACCTGGCTCTGGGTCGGCCTCAGCGTCCTGGTCGTAGCCGTCGTTCTCGGCGTGGTCGCAGCCGCTCACGGCAACACCACAAAGTTTGAACCCTCGCAACTGGCCAAGGTAGAGCGCGGAGACATCGCCCGCTCCGTCGTCGCCACCGGCAAGGTTCAGCCCATCACTAAAGTAGAGGTCAAATCCAAAGCCTCGGGCATCGTCACTCGCCTCGACACCGACATCAACGCCCACGTCCATCAGGGCCAGGTTCTCGCTCAACTCGACCAGCAGGAGATCCTCGATCAGGTAGCCGCGCAGAAAGCCCAGCTCGCCGCCGCCGAATCAAACGCCCGCGCCGCTGAAGCCTCCATCCAGTACGACAGGGTCAACGCCGAAGCGCCCGACCTGCCCATGTACAAGCACACCTACGATCGCAACCTCCAGATGTCTAAAGAGGGTGTGGTCTCGCAGCAGGCCCTCGACGATGCTCAGCAGAAGTACCTCTCTGCCGCCAACACCCGCGACAAGGCCGTCTCTCAAATCTCAGTCGACTCCTCCAAACTCCGCCAGGCTCAGGCCCAGGTCGCTCAGAATAAGGCCTCCCTCAAGCAGCTTGAAGAGCAGCTCGGCTACACCACCGTCACCTCGCCCATGGACGGCACCATCCTCTCCCGCGACGTCGAGATCGGCGACGCCGTCAGCTCCATCCTCGTCCTCGGCTCCACCGCGACCCTTGTCATGACCATCGGCGACACCAACCAGGTCTACGTCCAGGGCAAGGTCGACGAGTCCGACATCGGCAAGGTCTATATGGGCCAGGCCGCCCGCATCAAAGTCGAGTCCTTCAAGGACAAGACCTTTCTCGGCAAAGTCACCAAGATCGCACCCCTGGGCGTAGAGAAGGATAACGTCACCACCTTCGAGGTCCGCGTCTCCATCGACAACCCCGGCGGCGAGCTCAAGGCCAACATGACCGCGAACGCCGAGATCCTCCTCGAAGAGCACAAAAACGTCCTCACCGTACCCGAGCAGGCCGTCCTCTACGACAAAGACCGCAACGCCTCTGTCGAGGTTCCCGACCCCAAGCAAAAGAACGGCCGCAGAAAGATCGACATCAAGGCCGGCATCTCCAACGGCACCAAAACCGAGATCCTCGCCGGCCTCAACCCCGGCGACACCGTTATCCTTCAGCAATAA
- the lexA gene encoding transcriptional repressor LexA: MAITRRQKEVIDFLSSFTQKNGYSPSYEEIASGLGLSSLATVHKHITNLQNKGLLQRAHNRSRSIDVLPARSGKKGSDRLPLLGRIAAGKPVEAIESAESISLSDIIGNREVFALEVRGDSMRDEHIVSGDYVLVERTRTAREGEIIVALIDGSDATLKRFYREGSMIRLQPSNTEMSPIYAPAANVSIQGKVLGVLRKYA; this comes from the coding sequence ATGGCAATTACACGGCGACAAAAAGAGGTCATCGACTTCCTTTCCAGCTTCACCCAGAAGAATGGCTACTCGCCCTCCTACGAGGAGATCGCCAGCGGCCTGGGTCTCAGCTCCCTCGCTACCGTCCACAAACACATCACCAACCTCCAGAACAAAGGCCTCCTCCAGCGCGCGCACAACCGCAGCCGCTCCATCGACGTGCTACCCGCACGCAGCGGCAAAAAAGGCTCCGACCGTCTCCCCCTGCTGGGCCGCATCGCCGCCGGCAAGCCCGTCGAAGCAATCGAAAGCGCAGAGAGCATCTCCCTCTCAGACATCATCGGCAACCGCGAGGTCTTTGCCCTCGAAGTACGAGGCGACTCCATGCGCGACGAGCACATCGTCTCCGGCGACTACGTTCTGGTCGAGCGCACCCGCACCGCCCGCGAAGGCGAGATCATCGTCGCTCTGATCGACGGCTCCGACGCAACCCTCAAGCGCTTTTACCGCGAGGGCAGTATGATTCGCCTTCAACCCTCCAACACGGAGATGTCCCCCATCTACGCCCCGGCCGCGAATGTCAGCATCCAAGGCAAGGTCCTCGGGGTTCTCCGAAAGTACGCATAA
- a CDS encoding alpha/beta fold hydrolase — MKTSKLVRIFGVVVTLVLAVSAGRAEESQKIAELGSCALESGKVVLDCRVGYRTFGTLNADGSNVVVMPSWLNGRSEDLAPLFGREETGHRLVNTSRFFGVAFDAFGDGVSSSPSNSRRQHGPEFPEFTMEDMVRAQYRVLTEVLHVRHVHAAVGLSMGGEQVFAWAVLFPKFVDLAVPIVGTPQVTSFDLLSKQIVIDAIEADPEYMHGRYVTEPQLKLANAIGTLIVSAPQYRNAEIPRAQFAEWLKTVESPQRQDANDRVWQAKAIMHHDVLHGRTIDEVARSVPVKFLVIVAAEDRMVTPQPALEWAKAVGAETYVSAGSCAHLIMSCDAEAVSSRVERFLAR, encoded by the coding sequence ATGAAGACTTCGAAGCTGGTTCGCATCTTTGGGGTGGTGGTGACCTTGGTGCTGGCTGTGTCCGCGGGGCGGGCGGAAGAGTCGCAGAAGATTGCGGAGTTGGGAAGCTGCGCTTTGGAGAGTGGCAAGGTGGTGTTGGATTGCAGGGTTGGGTACCGCACCTTTGGCACGTTGAACGCTGATGGGTCGAATGTGGTGGTGATGCCTTCGTGGCTGAATGGACGAAGCGAGGATCTGGCTCCTCTCTTTGGGCGGGAAGAGACTGGGCATCGGCTGGTGAATACGTCGCGGTTCTTCGGGGTGGCGTTCGATGCGTTTGGAGATGGGGTCTCGTCGTCGCCATCAAATAGCAGGCGGCAGCATGGGCCGGAGTTTCCGGAGTTCACGATGGAGGATATGGTGCGGGCGCAATACCGCGTGTTGACCGAGGTGTTGCATGTGCGGCATGTGCACGCGGCGGTGGGGCTGTCGATGGGCGGAGAGCAGGTGTTTGCGTGGGCGGTGCTGTTTCCGAAGTTCGTCGATCTTGCGGTGCCTATTGTGGGGACGCCGCAGGTGACGAGCTTTGATCTGTTGTCGAAGCAGATTGTGATCGACGCGATTGAAGCAGACCCGGAGTATATGCACGGGCGGTATGTGACGGAGCCGCAGTTGAAGCTTGCGAATGCGATTGGGACGCTGATTGTGAGCGCACCGCAGTATAGGAACGCCGAGATTCCAAGGGCGCAGTTTGCAGAGTGGTTGAAGACGGTCGAGTCGCCGCAACGACAGGACGCGAATGACAGGGTGTGGCAGGCGAAGGCGATTATGCATCATGATGTGCTGCATGGAAGAACGATTGACGAGGTTGCGCGGTCCGTGCCGGTGAAGTTCCTGGTGATTGTGGCGGCGGAGGATCGTATGGTGACTCCGCAGCCTGCGCTGGAGTGGGCGAAGGCGGTGGGTGCGGAGACGTATGTTTCAGCGGGCAGCTGCGCGCACTTGATCATGAGCTGCGATGCTGAGGCTGTGTCGTCGCGGGTGGAGCGGTTTTTGGCGAGGTAG
- a CDS encoding response regulator transcription factor has product MRVLIVEDDAALGLFLQKGLKLEGHQVDWVGDGEAGLRHAEEHRPDLIVLDLSLPRKDGTEVLAEMRGRFDETSVLVLTGRSSVEERIKCLNLGADDCLLKPFSFHELTARCRALLRRREQFVDPVLRHGDVELNRMERKVMRNGYLVDLTVKEFSLLEFLLKRGGQCCSRSELLRDVWQMSPDAGTNVVDVYINYLRRKLAAASGDGDLGYSVIETVRGEGYRMSSGRKSVGRVGVLPVSAAYAGA; this is encoded by the coding sequence ATGCGAGTTCTGATTGTGGAAGATGATGCAGCTTTGGGTTTGTTTCTTCAGAAGGGTCTGAAGCTGGAGGGACACCAGGTGGATTGGGTGGGTGATGGCGAGGCCGGGTTGCGGCATGCGGAGGAACATCGTCCGGACTTGATCGTGCTGGACCTGAGTCTTCCGAGAAAAGATGGGACCGAAGTGCTGGCGGAGATGCGCGGGCGCTTCGATGAGACCTCGGTGCTGGTGCTGACGGGCCGCAGCTCGGTGGAAGAGCGGATCAAATGTTTGAACCTTGGCGCGGATGATTGCTTGTTGAAGCCGTTCAGCTTTCATGAACTGACGGCGCGCTGCCGGGCGCTGCTGCGGCGGCGGGAGCAGTTTGTGGATCCGGTGCTGCGGCATGGCGACGTCGAACTGAACCGAATGGAGCGCAAGGTGATGCGGAACGGTTATCTGGTGGATCTGACGGTGAAGGAGTTCAGCCTGCTGGAGTTTTTGCTGAAGCGGGGCGGGCAGTGCTGCAGCCGGAGCGAGCTGCTGCGGGACGTGTGGCAGATGTCTCCCGATGCCGGGACCAACGTGGTGGATGTGTACATCAACTATCTGCGGCGGAAGCTGGCGGCGGCGAGTGGGGATGGCGACCTGGGGTACTCGGTCATCGAGACGGTGCGCGGAGAAGGTTACCGGATGAGCAGCGGGCGTAAGAGTGTGGGCCGGGTTGGCGTGCTTCCGGTGAGTGCGGCATATGCCGGTGCGTGA